One window of the Paenibacillus beijingensis genome contains the following:
- a CDS encoding helix-turn-helix transcriptional regulator — MMNKSEVELKRYIPIVEAIAQTFGKHCEVILHDLTHPQSSVIYVANGHVTGREVGQPFNHLITQVLLSNKFQNDLVANYKTETIDNKVIKSSTALIRNSIGEVIGALCINFDLTHLEIAKDFFGSFSQLEQDSVKEEVELYGNVLDIVDDLIGKIVDKDRVDDMDRSHKLQLVKFMDEKGVFLIKGAIDKVADLLKVSKVTIYSYLDEIRKNNSD, encoded by the coding sequence ATGATGAATAAATCAGAAGTGGAATTGAAACGGTACATCCCTATAGTAGAAGCGATCGCTCAAACATTCGGGAAACACTGCGAGGTGATTCTGCATGATTTAACCCATCCTCAATCGTCCGTAATATATGTAGCTAACGGCCATGTTACAGGAAGAGAAGTCGGTCAGCCATTTAATCATTTGATCACCCAGGTGCTGCTGTCCAATAAATTCCAAAACGATCTTGTTGCCAATTATAAAACAGAAACGATCGACAACAAAGTGATAAAATCCTCTACAGCTCTTATAAGAAATTCTATAGGGGAAGTGATTGGAGCCTTATGTATCAACTTTGACCTGACGCATTTGGAAATTGCAAAAGATTTTTTCGGAAGCTTCTCCCAGCTTGAGCAAGATTCCGTAAAAGAGGAGGTGGAGCTCTATGGAAATGTGCTCGACATCGTTGATGACCTAATCGGTAAAATTGTAGATAAAGATCGTGTTGATGATATGGACCGTAGTCATAAGCTTCAACTCGTGAAATTTATGGACGAGAAGGGCGTGTTTTTGATTAAAGGAGCAATCGATAAGGTCGCTGATTTGCTGAAGGTGTCTAAAGTGACGATTTATAGCTATCTGGATGAAATTAGAAAAAATAATTCGGACTAG